The Thermoleophilaceae bacterium genome contains the following window.
CCTCAGGGCCGACGTCCTGCCAGCCCTCCTTCACCGTCTTCTCGAAGATCGGTCCGAGAGCGAAGCCGAGCGCCGGCAGCCCGACGGCCGCGGTGGCCACTCCGCCCGCGGCGAGAGCACCGCCGGTCACGAAGCGGCGGCGGGTGATCGTCTCCCCTTCGAATGCGCCAAGGACACCACGGTCCTTGGTGTACGGAGAGCGCTTTTTCTTACCGGGATCAGCCACGTTTGAAGGGCGAGGGATTTAACGCCCGCGGAACTCTACAGTCAACAAAAGTACGGTCGTTACAAGGCTCTGGAGAGGGCGTCTCGGGCCCCCTGACCCCCGTCCCCGGAGAGGGCGCGGGTGGTGGCCTGCCAGAGCTCTTCGGCGAGCTCCGGCCGCCCCTCGGCCTGCACGAAGGCGCACAGAGATATCAGGTCTGACAGCTCGCGCACCGCCTCGATGTCTCCGCTGGCCGCGAGCCGCTCAAGCCCGAGGGCGTAAAGCGAGTCCCCGGCCAGCAGCCGCAGGTCCGCGTCCATGCCCCTGAAGGCGCGTGGAGTCTCGTAGTGGAGGAGGTAGCCCTCGTACACCGCCTCGAGCACGAAGGCGCGCTCGGGGCCGAGGCCGCTCGAGCCGTTGAAGCGGCCGGGCCCGGGGTCCTCGACCGCGTAGTCGCGCAGCGCGGGATCGGCCGCCGCCGCGACGTCCGCGAGCAGGTTCATCTCCGCAGCTCCGCGAACGATCGGGCGGCCGCCTCGAGGGTGAGCTCGAGGTGCTCCGGGCCGTGGGCGAGCGAGGGGAACCAGGCCTCGTATTGGGACGGGGGCAGGTACACGCCGCGGTCGAGCATCGCGCGGCAGAACGCGGCGTGCGCCTCCGTGTTGCAGGCGCGGACGGAATCCAGGTTGCTGATGTCCCCCGCCGTGAAGAACAGCGTGAGCAGCCCCGGGGCCCATGTGATCTTCGCCGGCACTCCTGCCTCGATGGCTCTGGACGAGAGGCCCTGGGCGAGCGCCCGCGTGGTCTGCTCGAGCGTGACGTAGGCGCCCTCGTCGAGGAGGCGGAGCGTGGCGAGGCCGGCGGCCACGGCGAGCGGGTTACCGGAGAGCGTTCCAGCCTGGTAGACGTCGCCCGCAGGAGCCACCATCTCCATGAAGGTGCGCGGCCCGGCGTACGCCGCGGCCGGCAGACCGCCGCCGATCACCTTGCCGAGGATCGTGAGGTCAGGTGTGACGCCCGAGCGCTCCTGGGCACCGCCGCGGCCGACGCGGAAGCCCGTGATCACCTCGTCGAACACGAGCAGCGCGCCCGACGCAGAAGCCCCCGCACGCAGGAACTCGAGAAAGCCCTGCGCCGGCGGCACGAGGCCCATGTTGGCGGGGAACGGCTCGCAGAGGATCGCGGCGGGCGGGCGCTCGTCGAGCGCGCGTTGCACCGCCTCGCGGTCGTTCCACGGGACGATGATCGTGTCCGCCGCCTGCGCCTTCGTCACCCCAGGGCTCGACGGGATGCCCTGGGTGGCGAGCCCGGACCCGGCGTCGGCCAGCAGGCCGTCAACGTGGCCGTGGTAGGCGCCCGCGAACTTCAGGATCGGGTCGCGGCCGCTTGCCGCTCGCGCGAGCCTGATCGCGCTCATCGTTGCCTCGGTTCCGGACGAGGTCATCCGCACCATCTCGGCGCTCGGCACCCGCTCCACCACCTCCGCCGCCAGCTCCACCTCGCCCTCGGTGGGCGCGCCGTAGCTCGTGCCCCGCGCGGCGGCCGCGAGGATCTCGGCCAGGATCCAGGGGTGGGCGTGGCCCG
Protein-coding sequences here:
- the hemL gene encoding glutamate-1-semialdehyde 2,1-aminomutase, encoding MSPSERTATRSEELYRRALELLPGGVNSPVRAMRAIGCDPLFIERGEGPWLFDVDGNRYVDYVCSWGPLIAGHAHPWILAEILAAAARGTSYGAPTEGEVELAAEVVERVPSAEMVRMTSSGTEATMSAIRLARAASGRDPILKFAGAYHGHVDGLLADAGSGLATQGIPSSPGVTKAQAADTIIVPWNDREAVQRALDERPPAAILCEPFPANMGLVPPAQGFLEFLRAGASASGALLVFDEVITGFRVGRGGAQERSGVTPDLTILGKVIGGGLPAAAYAGPRTFMEMVAPAGDVYQAGTLSGNPLAVAAGLATLRLLDEGAYVTLEQTTRALAQGLSSRAIEAGVPAKITWAPGLLTLFFTAGDISNLDSVRACNTEAHAAFCRAMLDRGVYLPPSQYEAWFPSLAHGPEHLELTLEAAARSFAELRR